The nucleotide sequence AGAGCGGTTATTGTTTTGACTATGCACAATCAGAACACGACACCGTGCTATAAATCTAGTTAACAGAATAGCTCTCGATTGTTTTGTAGCAGACAAGTTAGTTCGTAAATTACTGGCTAACAAGaatccatccaatttatgtGCACCACACGAGTGCGGCCGGCGTCGTGTTCGAATTCACATAATTCTACTGCACTGCTCAAATTAGTGACGATCAACAGATTTGCATGAAGATGTGTGTTTATCATGCATACGAAGAACTCGAGacttgtataaatatagaaataccacgtataataatatatatgtacaaaccACAAactagaatttattttattctatatgaaTTTAGTTCTAAAATAGACTGGATAATAGTAGTACGTCTAAGCACAGATTTTTCTGagaaacagataataaattgtgtCTTAGGAGCTAAGAGACAGAAAATGGAAAGCCATACAGTAAATATAccatagaaatataaacaatatattctcAAACATTCATAACAATATCCGATTTTCCAATCccttcattttattaaaaatttcgataataaaaatgagtttGCTGTAAACAAGCACGTCTTTTCATCTcctttcttaaaatataatattaattctacGTCATGTTTTTCAAAgcatagtatattataatgaacgcCTTACgcaatctttaaataaaacaaaaatgcttTGTATACCTAACGAGGATTCTTTTGtgctatttttttctattacggTACGGCTAGCGTTCTGGTAATGGAtgccatttattttcataaactcGAGTCTAAGATATTCTGTATATTAACAAAAGTAGCTTAATAGAGAGTATataacatgtttataaaacaaccCTCAATTAGTCCTACTAGTTTCAGATgaggtatttaattttaatcctatgaaaaatattataaatcatattttattttaacaaatgttaCAGAAATGGTATCATAACGAGCGTTTGCACACGAATGAACCTGTGcagattaaatatgtaatcttatcattaaataaaatgctttcaAGTTAGAACGAGTCCTCCTgtgaacataaaacaatacgtataacaatatttatatttatagacaaaAATCAAACGCATCCTTCCtgagttaaaattaatagaaacatttcttaaatatcGTAAAGCTTCAAGattaaaagacaaaataactataaatttcaaaaaaatttaacggtTCAATATATCCTTCATATCATAAACGTTCACTTACAGAATAAACATAACTCTTTGTTGTATATGTGTGCGTGGCTGCGTCCGCGCCTATGttcaattgattaattaaagcAGTGCGAATCAAGCCTTCGAGCGTTTCACTTGTCCCCTACTTACGTACTTAACACTCTTTAAATATAgacatctaaaaaaaaaacaaagaaaacgcaacaataaaacaagaacATTACACCACATATCGCCACATAACAATTCCGCGCCACCATATCTGTTTCAtatctttcttttattacGTACAAAAGCCCAGATAATGTGCTGTGATCATACAATGTTGCCACATAATCAGCACTCATGGCCGCATAAATAATTGATGGCCATTCCCCATATCTAAGAGCATGATTCTAAGAATATATGTCGTTCTGTGAACATAATTTCCTTGCGGTTAGCTTTCCGTTCCCTTTTCTACAAGGAACTAACTCATATCATGAAATCATTGAGTTATTTTGTCTCATTTGAATATTTGCTGTTcaaatacgtatatataaatgtattgctTGTATTTTAATGCGATGCACGGAAACTTTATTCCTGATATATCAGTCTTATTAAACAAGAAACCAAATCAAGGCATTATATTTGTACACTTTACTAAGAAAATAGGACACTTTTAAAGTTTGGACTTTGCCATGCATTATTCATTCATGTCTAGATGtgtaatcaattttaaaacatattatttattattatattaatattatattttattattgtagatCACATCGCGTACATACACTGTATACGTATCTCCATACACTGAGGCACAACttattgttcttttattttaatttaaatgagtttATCGCTGATACATTTTGGGACTCGTTAACTAAAATAGTAATTGAATGGACGAGGcacttaaatatgtattgcGTCTACAATAAGCTCTTTATTCCCTTGTGTTGATAAACTTTAAGCagtatttagttaaaatttaagaatttctACCATGGCGGCAcgtgttaattaattactcgATAACAACTTCTATATAGAACCTGTCTGTCTATTTGAATTTTCAAGCTaaccatattatataataataaaggaatattttcattcaaacagtattaagacataaaaattttttttgatataaaattcttggaaaaagtttttattttacttccactttataacatttcctaaattattttgaacctTAAGAagcatatatttcattttaaccaATTTGAGAGGAAAACTGGCAAGTCTACAATGGCTGCACAAAAACTGCACCAATTGGATTACGTAATCTAAACCATCTGAACTCTAGCCTTGTTtcgcaaaaataaaataacaaagcgTATAAACGTTCCTCTTGTCTTTTAAAACcgaccaataaaataaacaaaattcaacTTGGCCAGTTGGCTGTGCAAGCGGATATGGTGTGAGGAAATTATCTTTTGTGGTATAAACACATGAATGCTATACAGAAATAGGAAGAACTTTGTTTTCTAATGTCATGcttgataaattattcttgGAATTTAAAATGTGCTCACGAATTCCTGCTCACATAATATGTCAGACACACGGAGctttgtttattaatgttgtcgcaatgtaaattataaatgcaaagaaAAGCTGCCTTTTTCTTCACGCATAATAATTCAGTAGATATACAACTCTTAAACGAACCATAATCCTCATCACCTATTTAAAAATGGCAGTAACCAAgcaggtaataaataaacaaatttccaTCTCATAAATCCGGTATATCAACAAGAAAACTGCAAATTTATGCAGATGTGATTGCGAAGCCGCGTGTCGTCGGCATTTTTAAGCGCCCGATGTTCTACGAGACTTCTTCATGAGCATGTTTATGGTAATATTGTTAGTCGCGATTATTTTCcacaaaaatttttcaattttaaaactgtataGCACATAGCCTATCGAATATTTGTTACCTTTAGTGATGTAAATGGCTATACCTACTTCTAacatcatataaatttttacaaatgcagatgttttaaaatgtaatacaatGGGGTCATGGGACATTACAAATTGTaaactatacaaaataactttaattatttgcttGATTCGTAAATCTTAAATTAGTatcatctataaatataaaactcaaacGTGACTGACTCACTGGCATAGTGATCTGTCAACGCACaacccaaaccactggacgtaTCGAACTGAAATTTAGCATGTACATAGATGTAATGACggaggcatccgctaagaagggttttgataaattctacccccaagaggatcaaataggggatgaaagtttgtatcatgaaaatttattaggaacgcgcgggcaaagctgcgggtaacagctagttgtaatataaactatttcttATAGTATCCGCAACTCGACACCGAAGGTTCcaaattcgactgtattttcttTGGTTTTGTTACACAATAACTGTTGGTTTTCAACTGTTTGAGggaattgttttcatttggtctcattttagaatctggagtgaTACGTCACTTCCCAGGAATATCGTTAACCCTTTTTGGTAGAAAAAGTTGTTGCTGagctaaatataaactaatattaaataaactaacacaACTGAGCACAacagtaggtatatataacaaggcaaaataacaaaagatttCGCATATCGTAAAAAGTAACTTAACTTTTACGACATCACAAAGTCAAAGTTTAACGTCTTCAAAACTTCGGAACTGgtacaaagtataaattatgtcAAACGCATTTCAATAAAAGCGATTTAATGTTCGTCCGTGTTCAATACCTCAAGATTGTAGACGGATATTTGGCAAAAGGCCCGTAGAGTGCGGCTCTGCgaaggaaaattaaaaattactttatggtttaaaatttcatatctgATTGGAATACAAAACCTTGATCAGCATTACGTCATAAATCTTTTAACTGACAttcaaaatgctttatattatcGATAGAGATAAGTATGCTGTAATTTCACCTACAGCTTCAATGGTTCACACATGTATCGTGTCTCATACCATATTGTAGGAAGTGAGCTGTCTCTTCAAGCAATAATGTTTTACAGGATATTTTAACTTTGTAAtactcaataattaaaaaaacatgtacatGGTGTATGGTGCGATGTGGACCCAATGAATTACCATatgaattaaacaatattttatgcaaaaactacaatccctactttatttaatttcatataacacGTTGAAATTCTATTTCCCCTAGTGGTGTATGGGGcaaatgatatacatctgtttcactgatcgattctCTTAATGGGAACACATGATACCACGAAAAACAGTCCTGTTAAAactgtatttgtattaattctaatatttcaaaattacgcTTCTATAAATTGGAATCTGCTGTTACCGACGATCATGTCTTACACGTCGATGAAACAAGTTAAGGCTACTAAGAAGAAGTTTGTAGAATTCATAAGTAtcaagaaatacatttttatggctttaaaaattttctatctGAGGAGAATCCATTATTAAGTTCATATAACTAGAACAAAAATtagttaaagttttattaatccTTAGTTAGTAAGGTATTTTTGATACTAAGTGTCATGTCATATCCTCTTACGCTGTAGAAacgcaatattattttaaatataaaataactgaaatTGGAACACAAGGAATCCAACGCTATCCAAAATCTGCATACCTACATTCGACAAGAGGATGCATgacagaatattttttaatttagtttagtgTAATCTGATTTTATCCTTTGAGGAATCtgaattttatcatttaagttGGCGACGCTGGGAGCGGGCGGGTCTGCCAAAGGCAGTTGGCGTCAGACGCCGCGAAGTACTTGGACAACTTCGATTAACGAGTTCCGAAGATTTAGTGGCGCTGTAATCGCATAAGAATTACGTCTTTCGCAAACTTTATCGCTGATTTTTAGACAATACGGCCCGGACTCCATAAATTTATAGTCAGTTTTCATAAATtggcaattaaatttatcataactGACACAGCCcgatcatttaaatttaagcttagagaattaattaattatgtcaaatgttaaaaaattactaaacagTTATATAGAAGCATTATAAAGCTATACTGGCgggtaataaacaaattaagtgCATATAAATAGCCGTAATAAAAACAAGCACCATAATTGTAACTGAGCCAATACAAGACACAATAAacgaataatgtaaatatctaaattaaacacaatataaactGTAACTGacatgtttatatttcatcTTGTACCCGGAAgatacatatgtatgtgtatcaCCCTTGCCACGCTGCTATCATAACATTGCAATTACACTGGGATCTGTATATCCAAGTAGAAATGTCGTTTACTTAACAGCAATATTGTAAGCATATCTatgtcaatataatttattattgacatgACATCCTTATTGCATACGGCTTATCAACTTTTTTACGGTTACCTTGTTTTGTAAAATCAcgatcaaaaattaaataaatcacaaatatgtcatctatttcaatatttggataaaatagAACAGTACATAATCCCAGTTGCAAAGGAACCTACGTAATAGTTAAACATGAATTAATCAAGATAAAAATAGCATGTTTAACTGAAAATCAGTAAAATCTTCCATCAAATTAGCCGGAATTCGACACGTCAATCGTCGGactcattattattacttcGACGAAAACTCCGCCGAGTTCTACCACAGACTCATTTTGAAGTTAATTAAACAGCTCTTATTGGCGACGTCTTTATTATTGCCTCGCTATGTCAGTCTGAGACAGTTCTACCCAAGTCTGACTTTAGAACAAGTCGACTTACCCCGAAGCTATCTATGCTCTCATACATATAGGTAGGTGTAGACAACTCATCTCGAGTCTATGTAACATATCAACATCAGTTACGATACTATTAATGCAAGGACGAAGGTACATGCTTGTAAACCTGAGTAGATAGTTTAATGTAACAATCTTCTATCTTGTTAGATAGTAGACGTTCAatatacataggtatatattaataatatatgaacgtactagctgcgccccgcggtttaaccccctaagtccgtatcccgtaggaacatcgggataaaaagtagcctatatattattccagttgtccagctatctacataccaaatattCAATTCTACAAATACTACAAACATCCAATAATATGTCATATTGGTGTCTTCTTGGAACAAAGGAAATCGAAACTACGCTTCTATCTCGACAAGCTATTCGTCAACGTGTTAAGAAGGGTCCTATTTCTATAAGGTACTgcatattaaacattatattacaagGAGTCTGAATAGGTTCTTGAAGTTGGATGGTTTTACTTGTATTTGAAGCTGTTGTAATTCTACCTTTCATTTAACTGTCTAAAACCCGAAATACACTAGATATTATAGACGATAGTCTTTATTACTAAACTAGCAGTTCGcgccggcttcgcccgtggtacgtatatagcctatgtcactcagtgaagttgcagctttctaatggtgaaagaattttttaaatcggtccagtagttttttttttataaacacataaccataatacaaattcttcctttttataataatagtgtagattttattttaaatagtttttctcCTAATAACAAGTAAGGTTATATCAGAACAGATGAATATAATTGTTGAATAAcattgtgttaataaattaaccttgaattgtaatttaacATTCATAACTCTTACATCAGTTTGACTAATAAAGTTATCTAGCATATAGACATATGCTAGATGACTTTAATAAGTTAAACAGAACATAATATCCACAAGTTGTGAAACTGGCTATAAGTTAATTATTCCACTAATTAGGTCCTACGTTACATAATTACAggtaattatatgtaatcacaggtaattacatataattatataagcaagcagtggtggctcagtggtgagaacctcggacttatctgcacatgtggataaaacggtgaaggaaaacatcgtgaggaaaccggcatgtccaagattTAAaggttcgacgacatgtgacatctgccaacccatacttggccagcgtgatggattatggcctgaaccctcataggaggcctgtgtcccagcagtggaaacatatatgggctgatgatgatgatgatatgtaATTGTACGTCCATAACTAACGTATTATAGTACGTAAGGATATAGGTAATTTGCTTCTAAAATCCAACAAAACAGTCATGTAAATTAAACCATTTAAGATAAATCACAGCAATTCGAATGGCCACTCTAAAATCTCATCATGAGCAGCTTAATGAGACTGAAATTCACTCGACTctgttaatataaacaatatgaaatgCGCTGTCATAGCACGAGGTTATAATTTTCAGTAAATTGAACCAGGGATGCCGTCACAGTGGCCGCGTGATTACCTCAGACCAACGCGGCAGCTTGACTATTATATCTCGACCAGTGCCAGAACTACAGATTTAAATGCAACgcttatttctataattatattaaattataattaattcggAAATAGTTAGCATATCATACAAATCGAATAGATTTGACATTGCTAGAATATTaaggaaaaattaaaagttttcaaattcattgaaataactGACCTAGTTTCTTGAAGCtctttgtacataatatgaaacGCAGAGAAGATTATCGACACGCTGGGCAATATCACCGTTTCACAAGCAGATAGGAACCATTATTGACTTATATCTACGACTAATAGAATGCTCGCGTATTTTTCACATACTATTTTGAACGCTTCATTCGCCCCATAAGCGCAACGTCATCGTTCGTGAGGATTTTGAAAATAAGATAAACCTTTCGAAAGTTATCCCGTTTCTGACGAGTATTTTACGAGGGGACGACAAATCCTCGAAATGGTTTCGTTTGGTGATCAAACTTGCCGACTCCTGTCCCCAACCCGAGTTTCAATTTACTCTTACATCGTTTTCCGCCGTTGAAATAAGTAAGCCCTTTGTTTTTCATCTGCTGAGccacattttatttctttagaatGTAGCGCAATTTCATAAcagtatatatttgaaaaattttccgTTGAACAAACAACATATTTACGAataagcattaaaaataagtatcttTCTATAAGCATCAATGTTAACATGCTTTGGTCaacattaacatattataacattaaaggtattatttaaataataaatttaaaactgtatcagatataaataattgttattaaaactgtttttaaacatcattaaattattattcgttacaatatttttttaaaacacaaaaataagtacaaaggtttttaaatttgtccTAACTATTTCGGTCCTCTTTACTTGGCGCAGTAGCAAAATGTCAATCCATAATTTTTGAACAACATCTCACAAAGCATTAAcctgaaaataacaaaacacattaaataaataaacaatatacctatattcAAAAAGGATGATGTCTTGTACTGAATTCGTCTATACTGTGGTATTGTatgtgttgtatttttatatttttatagttttatatttttacgacttgtttttaattcaaatgattACGCCATTAATGACTAATGCAAGAAAAAATCTCGCAGGCCACAGTTGCATCATTGCGCGCGTAAAGTTGCAAGgccattgatataaaatatctgtCTATTCGGATTccgttttgttttgttttattaatattcagttGGATAATCATatctaataaacattaatatgcatttttataaatattgcaacaATAAATCAGGTTacattatgtaaatgaaacaGTTAACCATACTTTTGCGAAATCCGAACATGTTTTTCCATTCCTCCTCCGTATAGTctgcaaatttatttatatcataaaccGCCGAGCCTTGAGCATTCATAGCATTAATTTTCTCAAGGTTCTTAACAAATGCTTCATAGTGAATTTTCCGATCGCTATCGTCCGCATAAACTCTATTGTTATcctttataaatttctcaaAGAGCGCTGGCGCGTCGGCCACGTTGTAACACGGTTTTTCACTTGTCATCGCTATCGCATTTGAAACACAACTGACAGTATAGCTGACGGCCCTCTCGGCGGTGCCAATGAATGCAGTATGGCTAGtttatctaataattaattggacATTTCCgattaagataaatttaacttttttgttttatataaataaaatttccatagATCCTGAAacttaatagttatttattcagtggtttttgaataatgtttgtttttgatgTACACACAAtagctattaaaaaatataagcaatGGGACAAATAGGAATTTAATGCATGTTGCTATGATAAGGTCAAGGAAAATTTATAGActgttgataataaataagacatgACATTGAAGGTATTTAGAATATAACAAGCTGTGTGGCATATCATTTGTGTAGGTATATTAGGACATGATTAGGAAACgctgttatttttgtaacaaatcATGGAAATATACAATATCGAACGATGTGTAATTTACAATATCGTATGGTGTATCTGTTCTCTgttctgttttttgttttctgaTCTCTGTTTGCTGTATTTTTCCTCATGTCTTAGTCATTTGTTAATAacaagaataattaattactagtATATAACTGGTAGTCAATTATTCTAAGGaactaaattgaaaattcaggggttcgagaccggagcgtgcaggaaatttATTGGcaatagatttaataataggTACACAAAGTTTGCATCaacatgtttattgtttaaatatgacaGTTTGTTATggaaaaaatgtaaatcagTAGTTAAAGGTTAACGCACACGATAACCCCTTATAATTCGTGcatttttcaatatgaatgtcaaataaaaataactgtttaatttaaaaataaattacatattaggtttatacatttaattttgtttaataaaaagacaatcatataaatgatatattcaAAGCAGCAGTCGCGGAACTAAAATTCACTAAGTACCTGGAAAgacaacaaaattattaacaaccATATTTACACaacatagaattaaaaatgctTGAACATCATTTAGCACAATAACTGGTTGCTGTGGAAATTAGAAACAATGGTGTgcacaatttcaataaaaaaataagatatattccttgttttatgttattactgtaacgatattatatatgatttatttttatgatttaccATAAACGATACAAAATCAGTTAGCAATAATAATGTCAATGAGAAAGTTACTTACTGCTATTTGGCCTAAGAACTCCAGTCAAATGTTTACTGTCCTGCGCCGTATAATCTGCGAACTTGTTTATATCGTACGTAGCTGAAGAATTAGCGGCATTCGCTTTGTTTATCTGATCCAATCTTCTCACGAATGCCTCATAATGGAGGGCACGGTCCGCGTCGTCCTTATACACTTTGTCATAATCTTTGATAAACTTTTCGAAGAGTGTCGGAGCATCTTCTAACTTATAATACGGTTTACTCGATGCGGGCGCACCACTCGCCATAGCTGCTATTACTAACAAAATGCAACAGATACGTATCATCGTCTAGAACTCAACTGCGACTGGTTGAATTGTGATTCATATGGCCtacattcttat is from Zerene cesonia ecotype Mississippi chromosome 15, Zerene_cesonia_1.1, whole genome shotgun sequence and encodes:
- the LOC119832358 gene encoding cathepsin F-like; its protein translation is MTSEKPCYNVADAPALFEKFIKDNNRVYADDSDRKIHYEAFVKNLEKINAMNAQGSAVYDINKFADYTEEEWKNMFGFRKS
- the LOC119832327 gene encoding senescence-specific cysteine protease SAG39-like, which gives rise to MIRICCILLVIAAMASGAPASSKPYYKLEDAPTLFEKFIKDYDKVYKDDADRALHYEAFVRRLDQINKANAANSSATYDINKFADYTAQDSKHLTGVLRPNSST